One genomic region from Thermoleptolyngbya sichuanensis A183 encodes:
- a CDS encoding AbrB family transcriptional regulator, with product MSRKKKIEPLTGESLLAKVKQLENLTKEEKARECGYYTVTKNGVERVNMMKFLNALIDAEGIELDSKSATNGRGGRSASYRITVQSNGNLLIGSAYTKQMNLQPGDEFEISLGRKHIRLKQIDEDGVVEE from the coding sequence ATGAGTAGAAAAAAGAAGATCGAGCCACTGACAGGAGAATCTCTGTTGGCTAAGGTGAAGCAACTGGAAAATCTTACCAAGGAAGAGAAGGCTAGGGAGTGCGGATACTATACCGTCACTAAAAATGGTGTAGAGCGGGTCAATATGATGAAATTCCTGAATGCGTTGATTGATGCTGAGGGAATTGAGCTAGACAGCAAATCTGCGACAAATGGTCGCGGCGGACGCAGCGCTAGCTATCGCATTACGGTGCAGTCTAACGGAAACTTGCTGATTGGCTCTGCCTACACTAAGCAGATGAATTTGCAGCCCGGAGACGAGTTTGAGATTTCTCTTGGGCGAAAGCATATTCGCCTAAAGCAAATCGATGAAGACGGCGTAGTTGAAGAGTAG
- a CDS encoding YaaW family protein → MDELRAALELATEEELEVLTEILFCRKLNPLDYVYTPDPVAVCSQERDRWLSDLEQRFRFLAADGMTVLQGKTRHVTYRQVLIQICRYLRIPYSLSLSTAELEAEIFLTLLQRAWQQLPPAEQRVLNSELQESLSHSELTRQLPPSLQTNPSSLLMKGGSALALSAVVRPWLLQMMARQFTLHAATYQAAKQAGGAIANQVAVRAAYRGMAASAARYGAVRSVLAVLGPALWAWFFADLGWRAIATNYARVIPVVFTLAQIRLIRAAECPV, encoded by the coding sequence GTGGACGAGCTAAGGGCAGCGTTGGAACTGGCGACCGAAGAGGAATTGGAAGTGCTGACTGAGATCCTGTTCTGCCGCAAGCTGAACCCGCTGGACTATGTGTATACGCCCGACCCCGTGGCGGTGTGTAGCCAGGAGCGCGATCGCTGGCTGAGCGATTTGGAGCAGCGCTTTCGGTTTTTGGCGGCGGACGGGATGACGGTGTTGCAGGGCAAGACGCGCCACGTCACCTATCGCCAGGTCTTGATCCAGATCTGCCGCTATCTGCGAATCCCCTATTCCCTCAGCCTGTCTACTGCTGAGCTAGAAGCGGAGATTTTTCTGACGTTGCTCCAGCGGGCGTGGCAGCAGTTGCCCCCGGCTGAGCAGCGGGTATTAAACAGCGAATTGCAGGAGTCGCTGTCCCATTCTGAGCTAACTCGCCAACTTCCGCCGTCGCTGCAAACCAACCCATCCAGCCTGCTGATGAAGGGCGGTAGTGCGCTGGCGCTGAGTGCGGTGGTGCGGCCGTGGCTGCTGCAAATGATGGCGCGTCAGTTTACGCTACACGCGGCGACCTATCAAGCAGCAAAACAGGCCGGCGGGGCGATCGCCAATCAGGTTGCGGTGCGGGCTGCCTATCGCGGCATGGCCGCCAGCGCTGCTCGATATGGGGCTGTGCGCTCGGTGCTGGCGGTGCTGGGGCCAGCGCTGTGGGCCTGGTTCTTTGCAGATTTGGGCTGGCGGGCGATCGCCACCAACTATGCCCGCGTCATCCCTGTCGTCTTCACCCTGGCCCAAATCCGCCTGATTCGCGCCGCCGAATGCCCCGTCTAG
- a CDS encoding efflux RND transporter periplasmic adaptor subunit — MLQPPPVASPARSTPPEKSVYRFKTGSRLILTSGALALLSLGGWAVYAWVTSRGAEPVAVRLLTIERDTVETVINESGTLELGGQQTLLSPLEGAVEQVLVAPGDRIEQGQTLIVLRNPDRQTALLEQELQAAKQAETLARSQMQIDEARAQLSADQEQLTTLQGLANAGAISRERVQQQATEVRRSLAALRDAETAVKTARLELQSLQLQQRRTQQELQDTIIAAPRDGVVLGLSVKDGDGVERRTELLTLGDPRQELVKLQLSTLNATQVRPGQMARVTVIGPDPTVYLGRVVELYPQAIASESGDSQSAQTTVPTTIRLDRPTGTLIPGSSVNVELVLQQRQNAVTLEIEALQRNGANSFVWLMDGNGRAQQQPVELGLEGLTEVEVTRGLRPGDRVIVPPPDVLLTPGMPVVPANSLDTSGGNAEPESTEDEP, encoded by the coding sequence ATGCTCCAGCCTCCTCCGGTTGCATCTCCCGCCCGGTCTACCCCTCCTGAAAAGTCGGTTTATCGCTTCAAAACTGGATCGCGTCTGATTTTAACTTCGGGCGCATTGGCGCTGCTGAGTTTGGGCGGGTGGGCAGTGTATGCCTGGGTGACCAGTCGGGGGGCCGAGCCAGTAGCGGTGCGCCTGTTGACGATAGAGCGGGATACCGTAGAAACCGTCATTAACGAAAGCGGCACGCTGGAGCTGGGCGGGCAGCAAACCCTGCTGTCGCCGCTGGAAGGGGCAGTAGAGCAAGTGCTAGTGGCTCCGGGCGATCGCATCGAGCAGGGGCAAACGCTGATCGTGTTGCGGAATCCCGATCGCCAAACGGCCCTGCTAGAGCAGGAATTGCAAGCTGCAAAGCAGGCGGAAACCCTGGCCCGCAGCCAGATGCAGATTGACGAAGCCAGGGCACAACTGAGCGCCGACCAGGAGCAATTGACGACGCTGCAAGGGCTGGCCAACGCAGGCGCAATTTCGCGGGAACGGGTGCAGCAGCAAGCTACAGAGGTGCGGCGATCGCTGGCAGCGCTGCGGGATGCAGAAACGGCCGTAAAGACGGCTCGATTAGAACTCCAGAGTTTGCAGTTGCAGCAGCGGCGCACCCAGCAGGAACTTCAGGACACCATCATTGCGGCACCGAGGGACGGCGTGGTGTTGGGGCTGAGCGTGAAAGACGGGGACGGCGTAGAGCGCCGGACGGAGTTGCTGACGCTGGGCGATCCGCGCCAGGAATTGGTGAAGTTGCAGCTTTCCACGTTGAATGCGACGCAGGTGCGACCCGGACAAATGGCGCGGGTGACGGTGATTGGGCCCGACCCAACGGTGTATCTAGGGCGCGTGGTGGAGTTGTATCCGCAGGCGATCGCCTCTGAGTCTGGTGATTCCCAATCTGCCCAGACCACCGTGCCGACGACGATTCGCCTCGATCGCCCAACAGGAACCCTAATTCCTGGCAGTTCGGTCAATGTGGAACTGGTGCTACAACAGCGCCAGAATGCCGTGACGCTGGAGATCGAGGCGTTGCAGCGCAATGGCGCAAATTCGTTCGTCTGGCTGATGGACGGCAACGGGCGGGCCCAACAGCAGCCCGTGGAACTGGGGCTGGAGGGACTGACGGAGGTAGAAGTGACGAGGGGACTGCGGCCGGGCGATCGCGTCATTGTGCCGCCGCCGGACGTGCTGCTGACTCCGGGAATGCCCGTTGTGCCTGCAAACTCGTTAGATACATCTGGCGGCAACGCGGAACCGGAATCGACGGAGGATGAACCGTGA
- a CDS encoding ABC transporter permease encodes MSLAPGDLLMLTWRSLRGNPVRSLLTTLGTLMGVAAVSATLNVGDISRAVIARRLTDQEAPQVTAIPEWMGGNDWVSLQQSDIAYLQQRLPQAAVVSGLKWDGPREALFRDRRARPSFVAVDTDYLRSSGNRLQAGRFFTSADLAAYRPVAVIDQMLAASLFQDTPAVGEQVYVNRQPFTIVGVIHRKVNPESTNRDGLLLVSLSFYSALTGDRGMDAVRVRPKQLDQIKPLEDQMKTLMQQRYGGHRFYTWNNVEEILQQQDLLKLTSRALAAVGAISLLVGGVGIANIMIAAVTERTSEIGIRRAIGATQQEILVQFVLEAVLLSSMGGLVAIASVHGLTLLVAQQFDLPYQFNPRTATVAMSSALLVGIGASLFPALRASRLDPVTALRE; translated from the coding sequence GTGAGCCTTGCGCCAGGAGATTTGCTGATGCTGACCTGGCGATCGCTGCGCGGCAACCCCGTGCGATCGCTCCTGACGACCCTGGGCACGCTGATGGGTGTTGCTGCCGTTAGTGCCACGCTAAACGTCGGCGACATTAGCCGCGCCGTGATTGCCCGCCGCCTGACCGACCAGGAAGCTCCCCAGGTGACGGCGATTCCAGAGTGGATGGGTGGCAATGATTGGGTGTCGCTTCAGCAGAGCGATATTGCCTACTTGCAGCAGCGCTTGCCTCAGGCGGCCGTGGTCAGCGGGCTAAAGTGGGACGGGCCGAGAGAGGCGCTATTCCGCGATCGCCGCGCCCGGCCCAGCTTCGTTGCAGTAGACACCGACTATCTCCGCAGTTCTGGCAATCGGTTGCAGGCAGGGCGATTTTTTACGTCCGCTGATCTGGCGGCTTACCGTCCGGTTGCCGTGATCGATCAGATGTTAGCGGCATCCCTGTTTCAAGACACCCCGGCGGTCGGAGAGCAGGTTTATGTGAATCGTCAGCCGTTCACTATAGTCGGCGTAATCCATCGCAAAGTCAATCCCGAAAGCACGAATCGAGACGGTCTGTTATTGGTATCGCTATCGTTCTATAGTGCGCTCACGGGCGATCGCGGCATGGATGCCGTGCGCGTTCGTCCCAAGCAGCTTGACCAGATCAAACCGCTGGAAGATCAGATGAAGACGCTGATGCAACAGCGCTACGGGGGGCATCGATTTTACACCTGGAATAACGTTGAAGAGATCTTGCAGCAGCAAGACCTGCTGAAGCTGACTTCCCGAGCCCTAGCGGCTGTCGGCGCAATTTCGCTGCTGGTGGGCGGGGTTGGCATTGCCAATATCATGATTGCTGCCGTAACCGAGCGCACATCGGAAATTGGCATCCGCCGTGCCATTGGCGCAACCCAGCAGGAGATTCTGGTGCAGTTTGTGCTGGAAGCAGTGCTGCTGAGTTCGATGGGGGGGCTGGTGGCGATCGCCTCGGTTCACGGACTCACGCTACTCGTCGCCCAACAGTTTGATCTGCCCTACCAATTCAACCCCCGCACTGCTACGGTAGCCATGAGTTCTGCCCTGCTCGTTGGCATCGGAGCTAGTCTGTTTCCTGCCCTGCGCGCCAGCCGCCTCGACCCGGTAACCGCGCTCAGGGAATAA
- a CDS encoding NAD(P)/FAD-dependent oxidoreductase — translation MTQRSDRICILGGGFGGLYTALRLSQLPWTDAKPEIVLVDQRDRFLFLPLLYELVTGELQTWEVAPPFSELLANTGIQFRQGAVAHIDVTARQVQLQDGATLDYDRLVLALGGETPLTMAPGVAEHAIPFRSIDDAYRLQERLRILEASPADRVRVAIVGAGYSGVELACKLADRLGDRGRVRLVELGDQILRNSPSFNRDAATKALEKRGVWIDLETQVTEVTADSISLDYRGKVDTLPVDIVMWTVGNKVPDFVKSLPLPQTERGQLLVTPTLQVVDYPEIFALGDLAEMKDADGQKVPATAQAAFQAADYAGWNVWASLSDRPLLPFLYQHLGEMLSLGTTEATLTGLGVSLDGPAAHLFRRLAYLYRMPTFDHQIKVGLNWITKPIRDLLAS, via the coding sequence ATGACCCAACGTTCCGATCGAATCTGCATTCTGGGCGGCGGGTTTGGAGGGCTATACACTGCCCTGCGCCTCAGCCAGTTGCCCTGGACGGACGCAAAGCCAGAGATTGTGCTGGTAGATCAGCGCGATCGCTTCCTGTTTTTGCCGCTGCTCTACGAACTGGTGACTGGGGAACTGCAAACCTGGGAAGTGGCCCCTCCGTTTTCTGAACTGCTGGCCAACACAGGCATCCAGTTTCGCCAGGGAGCCGTTGCCCACATCGATGTCACCGCGCGTCAGGTTCAGCTTCAGGATGGCGCAACGCTGGACTATGACCGCCTCGTGCTGGCGCTGGGCGGCGAAACGCCCCTGACGATGGCTCCTGGCGTAGCAGAACACGCCATTCCCTTCCGCTCGATTGACGATGCCTATCGGCTGCAAGAGCGGCTAAGAATCCTCGAAGCCTCTCCCGCTGACCGGGTTCGTGTGGCCATTGTGGGCGCGGGCTACAGCGGCGTGGAACTGGCCTGCAAGCTGGCAGACCGGCTGGGCGATCGCGGCCGGGTGCGCCTCGTGGAGTTGGGCGACCAGATCTTGAGAAACTCTCCCAGCTTTAACCGCGACGCTGCGACAAAAGCATTGGAAAAGCGCGGAGTCTGGATCGATCTGGAAACCCAGGTGACCGAGGTGACCGCAGACAGCATCTCGCTAGACTATCGCGGCAAGGTGGACACCCTTCCGGTAGACATTGTGATGTGGACGGTGGGCAACAAAGTGCCAGACTTTGTGAAAAGCCTGCCTCTGCCCCAGACCGAGCGCGGGCAACTCCTCGTCACCCCGACCCTGCAAGTGGTAGACTATCCTGAAATCTTTGCGCTGGGCGACCTGGCCGAGATGAAGGATGCCGACGGGCAAAAAGTGCCTGCAACGGCTCAGGCCGCGTTTCAGGCAGCAGACTATGCGGGGTGGAATGTGTGGGCCTCTCTGAGCGATCGCCCCCTGTTGCCCTTCCTCTATCAGCACTTAGGCGAGATGCTCTCTCTTGGCACCACAGAAGCCACCCTCACGGGCCTCGGCGTTTCCCTCGACGGCCCCGCCGCGCATCTCTTTCGTCGCCTTGCCTACCTCTATCGAATGCCCACCTTCGACCATCAAATCAAAGTAGGGCTGAACTGGATCACGAAACCGATTCGGGATCTGCTGGCAAGCTGA
- a CDS encoding HAD-IA family hydrolase: MPLPKVIFFDAVGTLFGVRGSVGAVYADLAKRFGVTVDAAAVDRAFFKSFKAATPMAFPGTDPTEIPDREYAWWWAIAAETFQEVGVLNQFADFSAFFSALYDHFAAADPWFVYADTLATLDQWRDRGVELGVLSNFDSRIHSVLEALDLASYFSSVTISTEAGVSKPDAQIFQLALKKHDCPPDAAWHVGDSFREDYEGATRAGLRGIWLKRE; the protein is encoded by the coding sequence ATGCCCCTCCCCAAGGTCATTTTCTTTGATGCAGTTGGTACGCTGTTTGGTGTTCGCGGCAGTGTGGGTGCGGTGTATGCCGATCTGGCCAAGCGGTTTGGGGTGACGGTGGATGCAGCGGCGGTGGATCGGGCGTTTTTCAAAAGCTTTAAGGCAGCAACCCCGATGGCGTTTCCAGGAACCGACCCGACGGAGATTCCCGACCGCGAATATGCCTGGTGGTGGGCGATCGCCGCTGAGACGTTTCAAGAAGTTGGCGTGCTGAACCAGTTTGCGGATTTTTCTGCTTTCTTCAGTGCGCTTTACGACCACTTCGCTGCCGCAGACCCGTGGTTTGTCTATGCCGACACGCTGGCCACGCTAGATCAGTGGCGCGATCGCGGTGTGGAACTGGGTGTGCTGTCCAACTTTGACTCCCGGATTCACAGCGTGCTGGAAGCGCTGGATTTGGCCAGCTACTTCTCCTCAGTCACGATTTCCACCGAAGCAGGCGTATCCAAGCCAGATGCCCAAATCTTTCAACTGGCGCTGAAAAAGCACGACTGCCCGCCGGATGCCGCATGGCACGTCGGCGACAGTTTCAGAGAAGACTATGAAGGCGCGACGCGGGCGGGGCTGCGGGGCATCTGGCTGAAGCGGGAATAG
- a CDS encoding DUF4231 domain-containing protein — translation MASKDPYREQLKQDFGSLFNTLELDEAQQHYLRSRWLDQVLWMENKAGRARDRYYRLRLTTIIGGVLVPVLVSLNNVDNRRADAIIRWSTVGISTVVAACAAVEEFFKYGERWRHYRRSVESLKTQGWQFSQLTGLYTQYPTHEEAFDFFASQVEDIIQKDVETYSTTVATAKRHEDSAQQRGF, via the coding sequence ATGGCTAGCAAAGACCCCTACCGCGAGCAGCTTAAGCAAGACTTTGGGAGCTTGTTTAACACCTTGGAGCTAGACGAAGCCCAGCAGCACTACCTGCGATCGCGCTGGCTGGATCAGGTGCTGTGGATGGAGAACAAGGCCGGCAGGGCACGCGATCGCTACTATCGGCTGCGGCTGACCACGATTATTGGCGGCGTGCTGGTGCCAGTGCTGGTGAGCCTGAATAACGTTGATAACCGCAGGGCGGATGCCATTATCCGCTGGTCTACGGTAGGCATCAGCACAGTGGTTGCGGCCTGTGCAGCAGTCGAGGAATTTTTCAAGTACGGCGAGCGCTGGCGACACTACCGCCGCAGCGTAGAGTCGCTGAAAACACAGGGCTGGCAGTTTTCTCAACTGACCGGGCTATACACACAATACCCGACCCATGAAGAGGCGTTCGACTTCTTCGCCAGCCAAGTCGAGGATATTATCCAAAAAGACGTAGAAACTTACTCAACGACCGTTGCCACTGCCAAGAGACACGAAGACTCTGCCCAACAGAGAGGGTTCTAA
- a CDS encoding NifU family protein yields the protein MELTTDNVEKVLDELRPYLMSDGGNVELVELDGPIVKLRLQGACGSCPSSAMTLKMGIERKLRESIPEIVEVEQVL from the coding sequence ATGGAACTGACAACCGACAACGTAGAAAAGGTGCTGGACGAACTGCGCCCTTACCTCATGTCCGATGGCGGTAATGTAGAACTGGTAGAACTGGACGGGCCCATCGTCAAGCTGCGGCTCCAGGGGGCTTGCGGCTCTTGCCCCAGCTCTGCAATGACGCTGAAGATGGGCATCGAGCGCAAGCTGCGCGAAAGCATTCCCGAAATTGTTGAAGTCGAACAGGTGTTGTAA
- a CDS encoding glycoside hydrolase has protein sequence MPYPLYVAFIWHQHQPLYKSRTAGQYRLPWVRLHGTKDYLDLILILEQFPKLHQTVNLVPSLMMQIEDYVAGTAFDPYLTLALSPEDTLDQEQKQFIIEHFFDGNHRTLIDPHPRYAELYYQRQDNGREWCLEHWSLQDYSDLLAWHNLAWIDPLFWGDPDISQWLEQGRGFTLSDRQRIYSKQKEILSHIIPHHRKMQETGQLEVITTPYTHPILPLLADTNAGRVAVPDMTLPNFRFQWPEDIPRHLARAKQMYWERFGCKPRGLWPSEQSVSPAILPEVAAQEFEWLVSDEAVLGWTLKHFFHRDGHGNVLEPEKLYRPYRLETPNGDLSIVFRDHRLSDLIGFTYGVMEPDAAANDLVSHLEAIAHTLKSHQSDGTTTLEQPWLVTIALDGENCWEYYPLDGKPFLEALYQKLSDHSEIELVTVAEFLDQFPTTETLPADTLHSGSWVDGNFTTWIGDPAKNRAWDLLTQARAVLAAHPEATEETNPEAWEALYAAEGSDWFWWFGEGHSSNQDAMFDQLFREHLTALYVALNEPVPPDVRRPVEDHARARSHGPDSFISPMIDGRADEQDWDKAGRIEVGGARGTMHRSSKVQRLWYGVDHLNFYLRVDFASGTQIGVDIPPELHLLWFYPNRTMHNSPAPLADLPDEAPMNYLFHHHLGINLRTGDRWLQEASDHFQWHNCPTQAQVALDTCLEVAVPWADLRDVEPDWALRVVVFLADEGRFVANLPENALIPVQVP, from the coding sequence ATGCCCTACCCTCTCTACGTCGCCTTTATCTGGCATCAGCATCAGCCGCTCTACAAAAGCCGCACTGCCGGACAATATCGTTTGCCCTGGGTGCGATTGCACGGCACAAAGGATTACCTGGATTTGATCCTGATTTTGGAGCAATTTCCCAAGCTCCATCAAACGGTGAACCTGGTGCCTTCGCTGATGATGCAGATCGAAGACTATGTAGCGGGAACGGCGTTTGACCCGTACCTGACGCTGGCGCTATCCCCCGAAGACACCCTCGATCAAGAGCAGAAGCAGTTTATTATCGAGCATTTCTTCGATGGCAACCACCGCACGCTGATTGACCCGCATCCGCGCTACGCCGAACTGTATTATCAGCGGCAGGACAACGGGCGCGAGTGGTGCTTGGAACACTGGAGCTTGCAGGACTATAGCGACCTGCTGGCGTGGCATAACCTGGCGTGGATTGATCCGCTGTTTTGGGGCGATCCAGACATTTCACAGTGGCTAGAGCAAGGGCGCGGGTTTACCCTGAGCGATCGCCAGCGAATCTATTCCAAGCAAAAGGAAATCCTCAGCCACATTATTCCCCACCACCGCAAGATGCAGGAAACGGGGCAGCTTGAGGTGATCACCACGCCCTACACGCATCCCATCCTGCCTTTGCTGGCGGATACCAATGCGGGTCGGGTGGCCGTGCCCGATATGACCTTGCCCAACTTTCGCTTTCAGTGGCCTGAAGACATTCCCCGCCACCTGGCGCGGGCCAAGCAGATGTATTGGGAACGGTTTGGCTGCAAACCTCGCGGGCTGTGGCCGTCGGAGCAGTCGGTCAGTCCCGCAATTCTGCCGGAGGTGGCGGCGCAGGAGTTTGAATGGCTGGTGTCGGATGAAGCCGTGTTGGGCTGGACGCTGAAGCACTTTTTCCATCGCGACGGGCATGGCAACGTGCTGGAACCGGAAAAACTCTACCGCCCCTATCGCCTGGAAACGCCCAATGGGGATCTTTCGATTGTGTTCCGTGATCACCGTCTGTCTGACCTGATCGGCTTTACCTATGGCGTGATGGAGCCAGACGCGGCCGCAAACGACCTAGTGAGCCATCTAGAGGCGATCGCCCACACGCTGAAATCCCACCAGTCCGACGGCACAACGACCCTCGAACAGCCCTGGCTTGTCACCATTGCCCTGGATGGCGAAAACTGCTGGGAATACTACCCGCTCGACGGCAAGCCCTTTTTGGAAGCGCTGTATCAAAAGCTGAGCGACCACAGCGAAATCGAACTCGTTACCGTCGCTGAATTTCTTGACCAATTCCCCACGACAGAAACCCTGCCCGCCGATACACTACACAGCGGCTCCTGGGTAGACGGCAACTTCACGACCTGGATTGGCGACCCTGCCAAAAATCGCGCCTGGGATTTGCTGACTCAGGCTCGCGCTGTGCTGGCCGCCCATCCCGAAGCCACCGAAGAAACCAACCCTGAAGCCTGGGAAGCGCTCTACGCCGCCGAAGGATCTGACTGGTTCTGGTGGTTTGGCGAGGGGCACTCCTCCAATCAGGATGCCATGTTTGACCAGTTGTTTCGCGAACACCTGACAGCGCTGTATGTCGCCCTGAACGAACCCGTACCGCCAGACGTGCGCCGCCCTGTCGAAGACCACGCCCGCGCCCGCAGCCACGGCCCCGACAGCTTCATCAGCCCCATGATTGACGGCCGCGCCGACGAACAGGACTGGGACAAGGCGGGGCGCATCGAGGTCGGCGGCGCACGCGGCACCATGCACCGCAGCAGCAAGGTGCAACGCCTCTGGTATGGCGTAGATCATCTGAATTTTTACCTGCGGGTAGACTTTGCCAGCGGTACGCAGATCGGCGTGGACATTCCGCCAGAGCTACACCTGCTGTGGTTCTATCCCAATCGCACGATGCACAATAGCCCTGCACCACTGGCTGATCTGCCCGACGAAGCGCCGATGAACTATCTGTTCCACCATCATTTGGGGATCAACCTGCGGACGGGCGATCGCTGGCTGCAAGAAGCCAGTGACCACTTCCAGTGGCACAACTGCCCCACCCAGGCCCAGGTTGCCCTCGACACCTGCCTGGAGGTCGCTGTGCCCTGGGCCGACTTGCGCGACGTAGAACCCGACTGGGCCCTGCGCGTGGTGGTGTTTCTAGCAGACGAGGGCCGGTTTGTGGCAAACCTGCCGGAGAATGCCTTGATTCCGGTGCAAGTGCCGTAG
- the mgsA gene encoding methylglyoxal synthase, whose product MPNTIALIAHDSKKDDIVQFAQRHQAMLSRHRLVATGTTGQRIQDATSLMVERMLSGPLGGDAQISAEVCEGKVLAVIFLVDPLYAQPHEPDIQALLRICNVHNVPLATNLATAEAIALHLTKIPVAHLVFNPAAGRGSPDQDLMLIRQLLEPHMTLHVYTTSEQEDPADYIEAAIASHPDVIIAAGGDGTVSAVAKALIGTGIPLGVIPKGTANAFATALGLPGVFPIRSACQAIAGGYTRTVDVARCNGLPMILLAGVGYEALTIERSSRELKDQWGVLAYLMAGWEAMDQQSLFDAELEADGQVYSFQAHAITIANAAPPTSVLAQGAGQVVFDDGLLDVTIASAQNKIQGIATMLQIFGTALVGGTPQRPNVVHGRVSRLKVTTNPPQKVVLDGEIIGTTPIEVETIPNGLTVLVPKPGFLNALSG is encoded by the coding sequence ATGCCCAACACGATCGCCCTCATTGCCCACGACTCCAAAAAAGACGACATCGTTCAGTTTGCTCAGCGGCATCAGGCTATGCTGAGTCGGCATCGGCTGGTTGCCACGGGTACGACGGGGCAGCGCATTCAGGACGCAACGAGTCTGATGGTGGAGCGAATGCTGTCGGGGCCGCTAGGCGGCGACGCGCAGATCTCGGCGGAGGTATGTGAGGGCAAGGTGCTGGCGGTGATTTTTCTAGTCGATCCGCTCTATGCCCAGCCCCATGAGCCGGATATTCAGGCGCTCCTGCGGATTTGCAACGTTCACAATGTGCCGCTGGCGACGAATCTGGCAACGGCCGAGGCGATCGCCCTCCACCTCACCAAGATTCCCGTTGCTCATTTGGTCTTTAATCCCGCAGCAGGACGCGGCTCTCCAGACCAAGACCTGATGCTGATTCGCCAGTTGCTAGAGCCACACATGACGCTGCATGTGTACACCACATCGGAACAGGAAGACCCGGCGGACTATATCGAAGCGGCGATCGCCAGCCATCCCGATGTCATCATTGCAGCGGGCGGCGATGGCACCGTGTCAGCGGTGGCCAAGGCGCTGATTGGCACAGGGATTCCCCTGGGCGTGATTCCCAAAGGCACAGCTAATGCCTTCGCCACAGCGCTGGGTTTGCCCGGAGTGTTTCCCATTCGGAGTGCCTGTCAGGCGATCGCAGGCGGATACACCCGCACGGTCGATGTCGCCCGCTGCAACGGGCTGCCAATGATTTTGCTAGCAGGCGTGGGCTACGAAGCGCTAACCATCGAGCGCTCCAGTCGTGAACTCAAAGACCAGTGGGGCGTGCTGGCCTATTTGATGGCGGGCTGGGAAGCGATGGATCAGCAATCCCTCTTCGATGCTGAACTGGAAGCTGATGGACAGGTCTATTCTTTTCAGGCGCACGCCATTACCATCGCCAATGCAGCGCCGCCCACCTCCGTCTTGGCGCAGGGCGCAGGGCAAGTGGTATTCGATGACGGGCTGCTAGACGTGACGATCGCCTCGGCGCAGAACAAGATCCAGGGCATTGCCACCATGCTGCAAATCTTTGGAACGGCACTGGTCGGCGGCACTCCGCAGCGCCCCAATGTGGTGCATGGGCGCGTGTCTCGCCTGAAAGTGACCACTAATCCGCCGCAAAAAGTGGTTCTCGATGGCGAAATCATTGGCACCACGCCGATTGAAGTCGAAACAATTCCAAACGGTCTAACGGTGTTGGTGCCCAAACCTGGCTTCTTGAATGCGCTGTCTGGCTAG
- a CDS encoding DJ-1/PfpI family protein — MAAQILMLVGDFVEDYEVMVPFQALQMIGHTVHAVCPNKKSGEFVRTAVHDFEGDQTYSEKPGHRFTLNATFAEINPASYDALVIPGGRAPEYIRLNADVINIVQHFANANKPIAAICHGAQLLAAAGAVRGKRCSAYPACGPEVTAAGGQYVDVPVTEAVVDGNLVTAPAWPAHPRWLAEFLKVLGTRIEHAELLRV; from the coding sequence ATGGCCGCGCAGATTCTGATGCTGGTGGGAGACTTTGTAGAAGATTACGAAGTCATGGTGCCCTTTCAGGCGTTGCAAATGATTGGGCACACGGTTCATGCCGTCTGCCCCAACAAAAAATCGGGGGAGTTTGTCCGCACGGCGGTTCACGATTTTGAAGGCGACCAAACCTATTCCGAAAAACCAGGACACCGCTTCACCCTCAATGCCACCTTTGCCGAGATAAATCCCGCCAGCTACGACGCGCTGGTGATTCCCGGCGGCCGCGCTCCAGAATACATCCGGCTGAATGCGGATGTCATCAACATCGTCCAGCATTTTGCCAATGCCAACAAACCCATTGCCGCCATCTGCCACGGGGCACAGCTTTTGGCTGCTGCTGGAGCCGTGCGTGGCAAACGCTGCTCGGCTTATCCTGCCTGCGGCCCAGAAGTGACTGCTGCGGGCGGTCAGTATGTTGACGTTCCCGTGACGGAGGCCGTCGTAGACGGCAATCTGGTAACGGCTCCTGCCTGGCCTGCCCATCCGCGCTGGCTGGCGGAGTTTCTCAAGGTGCTGGGCACTCGCATTGAACATGCAGAATTGCTGCGGGTGTAG